A window of the Buchnera aphidicola (Tetraneura ulmi) genome harbors these coding sequences:
- the smrB gene encoding endonuclease SmrB encodes MTKEKKLLNLNELSFKEYMIDTNKIVQDKFYQNKRFYINLKSYKKKRIVEEELHSYYFSNTKKYFLLKENPICYIRNKIFFGYLKNLKNGKYFPEITLDLHGLTKNQAKKELGKLFFICQKEKFSCVSIIHGHGKNILKLNIPFWLSQHPNVIAFHEAPKRFGTNVAILVLLEVI; translated from the coding sequence ATGACTAAAGAGAAAAAGTTATTAAATCTAAATGAATTGTCTTTTAAAGAGTATATGATAGATACAAATAAAATTGTTCAAGATAAATTTTATCAAAATAAACGTTTTTATATAAATTTAAAATCTTATAAAAAAAAACGAATTGTTGAAGAAGAATTGCATAGTTACTATTTTTCTAATACAAAAAAATATTTTTTATTAAAAGAAAATCCAATATGTTATATTCGTAATAAAATATTTTTTGGTTATCTTAAAAATTTAAAAAATGGAAAGTATTTTCCTGAAATTACATTAGATTTACATGGTTTAACTAAAAATCAGGCAAAAAAAGAATTAGGAAAATTATTTTTTATTTGTCAAAAAGAAAAATTTTCTTGTGTGTCTATTATTCATGGACATGGAAAAAATATACTAAAGTTAAATATTCCGTTTTGGTTATCACAACACCCAAATGTCATAGCATTTCATGAAGCTCCAAAAAGATTTGGAACAAACGTAGCAATATTAGTTTTGTTAGAAGTTATTTAA
- the tkt gene encoding transketolase, which yields MISRRELANAIRILSIDSIEESKSGHPGAPMGMADIAEVLWRCFLRHNPNNPKWFDRDRFVLSNGHGSILLYSILHLTGYDLSIEDLKKFRKLDSKTPGHPESFQTIGVETTTGPLGQGLAAAVGMAIAERTLSANFNKKGFNIVDHYTWVFVGDGCLMEGISHEVCSLAGTLQLGKLIVFYDRNNISIDGNVDSWFTDNTRKRFSAYNWHVVDSVDGHNSDSIFNAIVLAKSEKNRPSIIICDTTIGFGSPNKSGKEICHGSPLGTLEVELTRKKLNWENTNSFEISNDIYKKWDATKRGARLEEDWNNLINSYKKKYPFLYDEYIRRMKGIIPINFINSINKFIISTTSNTEKVATRKSSQNTLEIIGPLLPELFGGSADLSPSNLTMWSGSKSIKKFSTGNYIHFGVREFGMTAIGNGISNHGGFIPYTSTFLIFVEYAKNAVRMAALMKIKHIFIYTHDSIGLGEDGPTHQPIEQITSLRIVPNLSVWRPCGALETAIAWKYALNRSDGPTALILSRQDITNHSINESKIKDIIRGGYILAKTRKKKTIDLILIATGSEVELSYKVFLKLEQLGFSVQMVSMPCCDVFDNQDEEYKRSVILPNVVQRVVIEAGVSNFWYKYIGIHGICFGIDKFGESGSAECLFSKFGFTVENIVKKINNLYIVSSI from the coding sequence ATGATTTCTAGAAGAGAATTAGCTAATGCTATTCGTATATTAAGTATTGATTCAATCGAAGAATCTAAATCAGGACATCCAGGAGCTCCTATGGGGATGGCAGATATAGCTGAAGTATTATGGAGATGTTTTTTGCGTCACAATCCAAACAATCCTAAATGGTTTGATAGAGATAGATTTGTTTTATCTAATGGTCATGGATCTATACTATTATATAGTATATTACATTTAACAGGATATGATTTGTCTATTGAAGATTTGAAAAAATTCAGGAAATTAGATTCAAAAACACCAGGTCATCCTGAATCATTTCAAACAATCGGAGTAGAAACTACTACTGGACCATTAGGTCAAGGATTAGCAGCAGCTGTAGGTATGGCTATTGCAGAACGTACATTATCAGCTAATTTTAATAAAAAAGGATTTAATATAGTTGATCATTATACCTGGGTATTTGTTGGTGACGGTTGTTTGATGGAAGGTATTTCTCATGAAGTATGTTCATTAGCTGGAACATTACAATTAGGGAAATTAATTGTTTTTTATGATAGAAATAATATATCTATCGATGGAAACGTTGATTCTTGGTTTACTGATAATACTAGAAAGAGATTTTCTGCTTATAATTGGCATGTAGTTGATTCTGTAGATGGACATAATTCAGATTCTATTTTTAATGCTATAGTTTTAGCTAAATCTGAAAAAAACAGACCTTCTATTATCATTTGTGATACTACAATTGGTTTTGGGTCTCCTAATAAATCAGGAAAAGAAATTTGTCATGGTTCTCCGTTAGGAACGTTGGAAGTAGAATTAACACGAAAAAAATTGAATTGGGAAAACACCAATTCTTTTGAAATATCTAATGATATTTATAAAAAATGGGATGCTACAAAAAGAGGGGCTCGTTTAGAAGAAGATTGGAATAATTTAATAAATTCTTATAAAAAAAAATATCCGTTTTTATACGATGAATATATTCGTCGTATGAAAGGTATTATTCCTATCAATTTTATTAATTCTATTAATAAATTTATCATTTCTACAACGTCTAATACAGAAAAAGTTGCTACTAGAAAATCATCGCAAAATACATTAGAAATAATAGGTCCATTATTACCAGAATTATTTGGTGGATCTGCTGATTTATCTCCTAGTAATTTAACTATGTGGTCAGGTTCTAAATCAATAAAGAAATTTTCTACTGGAAATTATATACATTTTGGAGTACGAGAATTTGGAATGACTGCTATTGGAAATGGAATTTCTAATCATGGAGGATTTATTCCATATACATCTACATTTTTAATTTTTGTAGAATATGCAAAAAATGCTGTTCGTATGGCAGCATTAATGAAGATTAAACATATATTTATATATACACATGATTCTATTGGTTTAGGAGAAGATGGTCCAACTCATCAGCCTATTGAACAAATAACTAGTTTGAGAATTGTTCCTAATTTAAGTGTTTGGAGGCCTTGTGGGGCTTTAGAAACAGCAATAGCATGGAAATATGCTTTGAATAGATCTGATGGTCCTACCGCATTAATATTGTCTAGACAGGATATAACTAATCATTCTATAAATGAAAGTAAAATAAAAGACATAATTCGTGGTGGTTACATTTTAGCAAAAACAAGAAAAAAAAAGACGATTGACTTAATTTTAATTGCAACTGGTTCTGAAGTAGAATTATCATATAAAGTTTTTTTAAAATTAGAACAGTTAGGATTTTCAGTACAGATGGTTTCTATGCCTTGTTGTGATGTTTTTGACAATCAAGATGAAGAATATAAACGATCTGTAATATTACCTAATGTAGTACAAAGGGTAGTAATTGAAGCTGGGGTAAGTAATTTTTGGTATAAATATATAGGAATACATGGAATTTGTTTTGGAATTGATAAATTTGGAGAATCTGGATCAGCTGAATGTTTGTTTTCTAAATTTGGTTTCACTGTTGAAAATATTGTGAAAAAAATTAATAATTTATATATAGTGTCTTCAATTTAA
- the dapE gene encoding succinyl-diaminopimelate desuccinylase — protein MILLSVIELLKKLVEIPSISPLDLGCQNIIGEILVSLGFKVEKILINKTSNLWAEHGKGKTFTFLGHTDVVPPGNIKNWNSNPFSLRISNNYVFGRGVVDMKGSIAAMIVAVRDFIFRYPFYKGRITFLITSDEESTGTDGTVKIVEKLIQRKEKIDFCLVGEPTSEFILGDVIKNGRRGSLSAQLIIYGVQGHIAYPHLFDNPIHKSILILQNLIKYDWKDKNEFFPSTQLQIYKINSSTNANNVIPGELKIEFNVRFNPKTTVSKIKSIISFLLDSSNLKYKLNWKQFSNPFYSKPCKLIPIVEKSINSIQKISTQVSTSGGTSDGRFFSNMNSEIVELGLINKTIHQCNERTSISDLKALVLIYKKIICNLFI, from the coding sequence ATGATTTTATTATCAGTAATCGAATTACTTAAGAAACTTGTAGAAATTCCTTCAATAAGCCCCTTAGATTTGGGTTGTCAAAATATAATTGGAGAAATATTAGTTTCGTTAGGATTTAAAGTAGAAAAAATTTTAATAAATAAAACTAGTAATTTATGGGCTGAACATGGAAAAGGAAAAACTTTCACTTTTTTAGGTCATACTGACGTGGTACCACCAGGGAATATAAAAAATTGGAATTCTAATCCGTTTTCTTTAAGAATTAGCAATAATTATGTTTTTGGTCGTGGAGTAGTTGATATGAAAGGATCTATTGCGGCCATGATAGTAGCCGTTCGTGATTTTATTTTTAGATATCCTTTTTATAAAGGAAGGATAACATTTTTAATTACTTCAGATGAAGAATCTACTGGAACCGATGGTACCGTTAAAATAGTAGAAAAATTAATTCAAAGAAAAGAAAAAATTGATTTTTGTTTGGTAGGAGAACCTACAAGTGAATTTATTTTAGGTGATGTTATAAAGAATGGTAGAAGAGGTTCTTTAAGTGCTCAATTAATTATTTATGGTGTTCAAGGACATATTGCTTATCCTCATTTATTTGATAATCCTATTCATAAATCAATATTAATATTGCAGAATTTAATTAAATATGATTGGAAGGATAAAAATGAATTTTTTCCCTCTACACAATTACAGATATATAAAATTAATTCTAGTACTAATGCAAATAATGTTATACCTGGTGAATTAAAAATTGAGTTTAATGTTCGATTTAATCCTAAGACTACAGTAAGTAAAATTAAGTCAATTATATCGTTTTTATTAGATAGTAGTAATCTTAAATACAAGTTAAATTGGAAACAATTTTCTAATCCTTTTTATTCTAAACCTTGTAAATTAATTCCCATAGTAGAAAAATCTATTAATTCGATTCAAAAAATTTCTACACAAGTATCTACTTCTGGAGGTACTTCAGATGGAAGATTTTTTTCAAATATGAATAGTGAAATAGTAGAATTAGGTTTAATAAATAAAACAATTCATCAATGTAATGAAAGAACTTCAATTTCTGATTTAAAAGCTTTAGTTTTAATTTATAAAAAAATTATTTGTAATTTATTTATTTAA
- a CDS encoding beta-ketoacyl synthase N-terminal-like domain-containing protein codes for MKRVVITGIGIISCIGNNEKEILNNLKIGKSGIFFSKKMKQLGIHSHVSGKIKFKKQHIERKNFRFMTKISEYAYVALKNAIKNSGLSPKIYERNNRVGIIIGSGLGVMNVRNFLNQTIKIEKFKDPYSIIKSMPSSISAVLSVILKLYGVSYAINSACTTSAHCIGHSYQLIKNGYQDIIFAGGAEELTEEAAIGFDKMRILSKNYNSIPNKASRVFDKNRDGFVLSEGSGIIVLEELNHALNRKAPVIYGEVIGYGFSSNGHDMVSSSEFSLTSCMNMALDNLKEISIDYINPHATSTKKGDIIELNAIRNVFKKNNIPKISATKSMTGHSLGASGVHEIIYTLVMMKNNFIAPSINIDSLDILAQGMNISKKMIETRINYAMSNSLGFGGTSVSLILKRKT; via the coding sequence GTGAAAAGAGTAGTTATAACAGGAATAGGAATTATTTCTTGTATTGGGAATAATGAAAAAGAAATATTAAATAATTTAAAGATTGGAAAATCAGGAATTTTTTTTTCTAAAAAAATGAAACAATTAGGAATACATAGTCATGTTTCTGGAAAAATTAAATTTAAAAAACAACATATAGAAAGAAAAAATTTTAGATTTATGACGAAAATTTCAGAATATGCGTATGTAGCATTAAAAAATGCTATAAAAAATTCTGGTTTGTCTCCTAAAATTTATGAAAGGAATAATAGAGTTGGAATAATTATTGGTTCTGGATTAGGTGTTATGAATGTAAGAAATTTTTTGAATCAAACTATAAAGATAGAAAAGTTTAAAGATCCTTATTCAATAATAAAGTCTATGCCTTCTTCAATTTCTGCTGTTTTATCCGTAATCTTAAAACTATATGGAGTTAGTTATGCTATAAATTCTGCATGTACTACTTCTGCTCATTGTATTGGTCATTCTTATCAATTAATTAAAAATGGTTATCAAGATATAATTTTTGCAGGAGGAGCAGAGGAATTAACTGAAGAAGCGGCGATTGGTTTTGATAAAATGAGGATTTTATCTAAGAACTATAATTCTATACCAAATAAAGCATCTCGGGTTTTTGATAAAAATAGAGACGGATTTGTTTTATCTGAAGGATCGGGAATAATAGTTTTAGAAGAACTAAATCATGCTTTAAATCGTAAAGCTCCAGTAATTTATGGGGAAGTAATAGGTTATGGTTTTTCTTCTAATGGTCATGATATGGTGTCTTCTTCTGAATTTAGTTTAACTAGTTGCATGAATATGGCATTGGATAATTTAAAAGAAATTTCTATCGATTATATCAATCCTCATGCTACTTCTACTAAAAAAGGTGACATTATAGAATTGAATGCTATTAGAAATGTATTTAAAAAAAATAATATTCCAAAAATTTCTGCAACGAAATCTATGACTGGACATTCTTTAGGAGCATCTGGAGTACATGAAATTATTTATACATTAGTTATGATGAAAAATAATTTTATAGCTCCTAGTATTAATATTGATTCATTGGATATTTTGGCTCAAGGTATGAATATTTCGAAGAAGATGATAGAAACTAGAATTAATTATGCTATGTCTAATAGTTTAGGTTTTGGAGGTACAAGTGTTAGTTTAATTTTGAAAAGAAAAACTTAA
- the aroC gene encoding chorismate synthase, with product MPGNSIGKMFKVTTFGESHGIALGGVVDGVPPGLELSEQDLQKELEKRKPGTSKYTSPRREPDKIKILSGIFNGKTTGTSIGLIIYNQDQRSQDYENIKNLYRPGHADFTYEKKYGIRDFRGGGRSSARETTIRVAAGAIAKKYLFINHKIIIKAYLSKLGKINCKFSSLKEIEENQFFSPNKNILKELKSYLNKIKKEKDSIGAEITVIAKNVPIGLGEPVFDKLDADIAHALMSINAVKGVEIGDGFSVIEQKGSEHRDYMYNEKFKSNHSGGILGGISNGNTIIAKAAFKPTSSIGIPGITINKKKENCKFIIKGRHDPCVGIRAVPIVEAMLSIVLMDHLLRNQSQCLNQIIKNNQKK from the coding sequence ATGCCTGGAAATAGCATTGGAAAAATGTTTAAAGTAACTACATTTGGAGAATCACATGGAATAGCTTTAGGAGGTGTTGTTGATGGAGTTCCTCCAGGTTTAGAATTATCTGAGCAAGACTTGCAAAAAGAACTAGAAAAAAGAAAACCTGGAACATCTAAATATACTTCACCTAGAAGAGAACCAGATAAAATTAAAATCTTGTCTGGAATATTTAACGGAAAAACAACTGGAACAAGTATAGGATTAATCATTTATAACCAAGATCAAAGATCACAAGATTACGAAAATATTAAGAACTTATACAGACCGGGTCATGCAGATTTTACTTATGAAAAAAAATATGGAATTAGAGATTTTAGAGGAGGGGGAAGATCTTCTGCAAGAGAGACTACTATTCGAGTAGCTGCAGGAGCAATTGCAAAAAAATATTTATTCATTAACCATAAAATAATCATCAAAGCATATTTATCAAAATTAGGAAAAATTAATTGTAAATTTAGTTCTCTAAAAGAAATTGAAGAAAATCAATTTTTTTCTCCAAATAAAAATATTTTAAAAGAACTAAAAAGTTATCTAAATAAAATAAAAAAAGAAAAAGATTCTATTGGGGCTGAAATTACTGTAATAGCTAAAAATGTTCCTATAGGATTAGGAGAACCTGTATTCGATAAACTAGATGCTGATATTGCTCATGCATTAATGAGTATTAATGCTGTAAAAGGAGTAGAAATTGGAGATGGTTTTTCTGTAATTGAACAAAAAGGAAGTGAACATAGAGATTATATGTATAACGAAAAATTTAAAAGCAATCATTCAGGTGGAATCCTAGGAGGTATAAGTAATGGAAACACCATTATTGCCAAAGCAGCATTTAAACCTACTTCAAGTATTGGAATTCCTGGAATAACAATTAATAAAAAAAAAGAAAATTGCAAATTTATAATAAAAGGAAGACACGATCCTTGTGTTGGAATTAGAGCTGTTCCAATTGTAGAAGCTATGCTTTCAATCGTATTAATGGATCATTTATTAAGAAATCAATCTCAATGTTTAAATCAAATAATAAAAAACAACCAAAAAAAATAA
- the tal gene encoding transaldolase, translating into MNSLNYLKNFSTVVVDTGDVTLIDKFLPEDVTTNPSLILNSWHLNQYKKIINKAIIYSKRKGMDEKNTINFIIRKLSIGIGVELLKKIPGYVSTEISAKFSFNKLQCIEEAKRIIEMYEEENIDKSRILIKLAATWEGIKASEELEKLNIKCNLTLLFSFAQAKACAESGVFLISPFVGRISDWYNIHYPTKLEFYNAKKDEGVRSVVKIFNYYKENGYKTIIMAASFRNIEQILELSGCDKLTISPILLDKLINSSKKIEKKLFSNSKVNMVRPKKLSRSNFLWEHNLDPMAVEKLSEGIRQFAEDQRKLEKIIISNFF; encoded by the coding sequence TTGAATAGTTTAAATTATTTAAAAAATTTTTCAACTGTTGTCGTCGATACTGGAGATGTTACATTAATAGATAAGTTTCTTCCAGAAGATGTTACAACTAACCCTTCTTTGATTTTAAATTCTTGGCATTTAAATCAATATAAAAAAATAATTAATAAAGCAATTATATATTCTAAAAGAAAAGGAATGGATGAAAAAAATACAATAAATTTTATTATTAGAAAATTATCTATTGGAATTGGTGTAGAACTACTAAAAAAAATTCCTGGTTATGTTTCAACAGAAATAAGTGCAAAATTTTCTTTTAATAAATTGCAATGTATTGAAGAAGCAAAAAGAATAATTGAGATGTATGAAGAAGAAAATATAGATAAATCTAGAATTTTAATTAAGTTAGCAGCAACTTGGGAAGGTATTAAAGCATCAGAAGAATTAGAAAAATTAAATATTAAATGTAATTTAACTTTATTATTTTCTTTTGCTCAAGCTAAGGCATGTGCAGAATCTGGAGTTTTTTTGATTTCTCCATTTGTTGGTAGAATTAGTGATTGGTATAATATTCATTATCCTACTAAATTAGAATTTTATAATGCAAAAAAAGATGAAGGAGTTCGTTCGGTAGTTAAAATTTTTAATTATTATAAAGAAAACGGTTATAAAACTATTATTATGGCGGCTAGTTTTAGAAATATTGAACAAATATTAGAGTTATCTGGTTGTGATAAACTAACTATATCTCCAATTTTATTAGATAAATTAATTAATTCTTCAAAAAAAATTGAAAAAAAACTTTTTTCAAATAGTAAAGTCAACATGGTTCGTCCTAAAAAATTATCTAGATCTAATTTTTTATGGGAACATAATTTAGATCCTATGGCTGTTGAAAAATTATCTGAAGGAATTCGACAGTTTGCAGAAGATCAAAGAAAATTAGAGAAAATCATTATTTCTAATTTTTTTTAG
- the hisD gene encoding histidinol dehydrogenase — MLKNVFFWKELDEEQKKRILSRPNIHIKKKYKKLVRNILFDVFNYGDLALKKYCLLFDKIKIEKFKIEQQIVLNSHLNVSENFKKSILHAKKNIEYFHGFQKKKDIDVEIEPGVRCQHISIPIDSVGLYIPGGSSPLVSTVLMLAIPAKIAGCRKIILCSPPPISNEILYCAYICGIQDIYQIGGSQAIAAMAFGTESIPKVQKIFGPGNVYVTEAKIQINNFSEGVSIDMPAGPSEILVIADKSANPDFIASDLLSQSEHGMDSQSIFISPEYTLVKQVISSISTQMKNFSKLDLIFQSMENSRFIVSENLLECIKISNIYAPEHLIIQTLNSRKLLKDIINAGSIFLGKWSPESVGDYASGSNHVLPTNGYSSSYSGLRVFDFQKDITVQELTRNGLVNLSSTILKLASFEKMDAHKNSVLVRIKED; from the coding sequence ATGTTGAAGAATGTTTTTTTTTGGAAAGAATTAGATGAAGAACAAAAAAAAAGAATTTTATCTCGTCCAAATATTCATATAAAAAAAAAATATAAAAAATTAGTAAGAAATATTCTTTTTGATGTTTTTAATTATGGTGATTTAGCTTTAAAAAAATATTGTTTGTTGTTTGATAAAATAAAAATAGAAAAATTTAAAATTGAACAACAAATAGTATTAAATTCTCATTTAAATGTTAGTGAAAATTTTAAAAAATCTATACTTCATGCTAAAAAAAATATTGAGTATTTTCATGGTTTTCAGAAGAAAAAAGATATAGATGTAGAAATAGAACCAGGAGTTAGATGTCAGCATATTTCTATCCCAATTGATTCTGTAGGTTTATATATTCCTGGAGGATCGTCTCCGTTAGTTTCTACAGTTTTGATGTTAGCTATTCCAGCGAAAATTGCTGGTTGTAGAAAAATAATTTTATGTTCACCTCCTCCTATATCAAATGAAATTTTATACTGCGCTTATATTTGTGGGATACAAGATATATATCAAATAGGTGGATCTCAAGCGATTGCAGCTATGGCTTTTGGAACTGAAAGCATACCTAAAGTACAAAAAATTTTTGGACCAGGTAATGTGTATGTCACTGAAGCAAAAATACAAATTAATAATTTCTCAGAAGGTGTTTCTATCGATATGCCAGCTGGTCCTTCAGAAATATTAGTTATAGCAGACAAAAGCGCTAATCCTGATTTTATTGCTTCTGATCTTTTATCACAATCCGAACATGGGATGGATTCTCAATCTATTTTTATTAGTCCAGAATATACGTTAGTTAAACAGGTTATTTCTTCAATTTCGACTCAAATGAAAAATTTTTCTAAATTGGATCTCATTTTTCAGTCGATGGAAAATAGCAGATTCATTGTTTCTGAAAATTTATTAGAATGTATAAAAATATCAAATATATATGCTCCTGAACATTTAATAATACAAACTTTAAATTCTAGAAAATTATTAAAAGATATTATTAATGCTGGATCTATTTTTTTAGGAAAATGGTCGCCTGAATCAGTAGGAGATTATGCTTCTGGGTCTAATCATGTTCTACCTACTAATGGATATTCATCATCTTATTCAGGATTACGCGTTTTTGATTTTCAAAAAGATATAACTGTACAGGAATTAACAAGAAATGGATTAGTTAATTTGTCTTCTACTATTTTAAAATTAGCATCTTTTGAAAAAATGGATGCACATAAAAATTCTGTTTTAGTAAGAATAAAAGAAGATTGA
- the hisG gene encoding ATP phosphoribosyltransferase encodes MNNSNRLRIAIQKSGRLSDDSIKLLLLCGIKVNLEQQHLISFSQNMPIEVMRVRDDDIPGLIMDGIVELGIVGKNVLEEIALSRQDQEKSIKYQILKDLDFGICRLSLSVPVDKNYFNLKCFNNTCIATSYPYLLKKYLNKEKIQFSSFLLNGSVEVAPRAGLSDAICDLVSTGGTLETNGLREVEVIYHSHACLISSSKDISSFKKKIIEKLLVRITGIITARESKYIMLHIPINKVKEVISLLSGAEHPTILNLVGDKNRVAMHMVSRESIFWETMEKLKILGASSILVLPIEKMME; translated from the coding sequence ATGAACAATAGTAATCGCTTACGAATTGCTATACAAAAATCAGGTCGTTTGAGTGATGATTCAATTAAATTATTACTTCTTTGTGGAATTAAAGTAAATTTAGAACAACAACATTTAATTTCTTTTTCTCAAAATATGCCGATAGAAGTAATGAGAGTTAGAGATGATGATATACCAGGTTTGATTATGGATGGTATTGTAGAATTAGGAATTGTTGGAAAAAATGTATTAGAGGAAATAGCTCTATCTCGTCAAGATCAAGAAAAAAGTATTAAATATCAAATACTTAAAGATTTAGATTTTGGAATATGTAGATTATCTTTATCAGTGCCAGTAGATAAAAATTATTTTAATTTAAAATGTTTTAATAATACTTGTATTGCAACATCTTATCCTTATTTATTAAAAAAATATTTAAATAAAGAAAAAATTCAATTTAGTTCTTTTTTATTAAATGGATCTGTAGAAGTGGCCCCTAGAGCTGGTTTATCCGATGCTATTTGTGATTTAGTGTCTACAGGTGGTACATTAGAAACAAATGGTTTACGAGAAGTAGAAGTAATATATCATTCACATGCATGTTTAATTAGTTCAAGTAAAGACATTTCTAGTTTTAAAAAAAAAATTATTGAAAAGTTGTTGGTTCGGATAACTGGTATAATTACAGCTAGGGAATCTAAATATATTATGTTGCATATTCCAATCAATAAAGTTAAAGAAGTAATAAGTTTGTTAAGTGGAGCTGAACACCCAACAATTTTAAATTTAGTAGGTGACAAAAATCGTGTTGCTATGCATATGGTTAGTAGAGAAAGTATTTTTTGGGAAACTATGGAAAAATTAAAAATATTAGGAGCAAGTTCTATTTTAGTTTTACCCATAGAAAAAATGATGGAGTAA
- the dapA gene encoding 4-hydroxy-tetrahydrodipicolinate synthase: MLKGSIVALITPMNEKGRICKFSLKKLVNYHVKNGTSAIVSVGTTGESATLNQSEHIHVVMLTLEFSDGKIPIIAGTGANATKESISLTKKFENSGIAACLNVTPYYNKPTQEGLYQHFKSISENTELPQILYNVPSRTGCDLIPNTVIKLSKLKNIIGIKEATGDLSRVNKIKQKVKKDFILISGDDCTFLDFIQLGGNGVISVTANIAAKKMQKICQLANEGNFKKARLINQELEILHQSLFIESNPIPIKWAAKKINLILSDKIRLPLTKISDNTKITLIHALKNAKIYKKEEKNDFL; the protein is encoded by the coding sequence ATGTTAAAAGGAAGTATAGTAGCACTAATTACACCAATGAACGAAAAAGGTAGAATTTGTAAATTTAGTTTAAAAAAACTAGTGAATTATCATGTCAAAAATGGAACATCAGCAATAGTTTCGGTTGGTACTACTGGAGAATCAGCTACATTGAATCAATCTGAACATATACATGTAGTAATGTTAACACTAGAATTTTCTGATGGGAAGATTCCAATTATAGCCGGAACTGGAGCTAATGCTACTAAAGAAAGCATTTCTCTAACTAAAAAATTTGAAAATAGTGGAATAGCTGCATGTTTAAATGTTACTCCTTATTACAACAAACCAACTCAAGAAGGACTATATCAACATTTTAAATCTATATCAGAAAATACTGAACTTCCTCAAATATTGTATAATGTTCCTTCTAGAACTGGATGTGATTTAATTCCTAACACTGTAATAAAATTATCAAAACTAAAAAATATAATCGGAATAAAAGAAGCTACAGGAGATTTATCAAGAGTAAATAAAATAAAACAAAAAGTAAAAAAGGACTTTATTCTAATTAGCGGTGATGATTGTACTTTTTTAGATTTCATACAATTAGGTGGAAATGGAGTAATATCAGTTACAGCAAACATTGCAGCAAAAAAAATGCAAAAAATTTGTCAATTAGCAAATGAGGGTAATTTTAAAAAAGCTAGATTAATAAATCAAGAATTAGAAATATTACACCAATCTTTATTTATAGAATCAAATCCTATTCCTATAAAATGGGCGGCAAAAAAAATAAATCTAATTTTATCAGATAAAATACGATTGCCTTTAACTAAAATCTCTGATAACACCAAAATAACATTAATCCATGCATTAAAAAATGCAAAAATTTATAAAAAAGAGGAAAAAAATGATTTTTTATAA